One Methylosinus sp. C49 DNA segment encodes these proteins:
- a CDS encoding phosphopantetheine-binding protein, whose product MKTEIISSETSIEIIRRAIEAKGGLRVAAASLAAEADLYAAGLSPFCAIQVMLWLEAALDVEFPKSMLQRRSMATMATIAALIGDLLQSEARARAA is encoded by the coding sequence ATGAAGACCGAAATCATCAGCAGCGAAACGTCGATCGAGATTATCCGCCGCGCCATAGAGGCCAAAGGCGGTCTGCGGGTCGCCGCGGCGAGCCTCGCCGCCGAGGCCGATCTCTACGCCGCCGGGCTCTCGCCCTTCTGCGCCATTCAGGTGATGCTGTGGCTCGAGGCCGCGCTCGATGTGGAGTTTCCGAAGTCCATGCTGCAGCGCCGCAGCATGGCGACCATGGCGACGATCGCCGCGCTCATCGGCGATCTGCTCCAATCCGAGGCGCGCGCGCGGGCGGCTTGA
- the hppD gene encoding 4-hydroxyphenylpyruvate dioxygenase — protein MLKECVIRKEAAMSPSPENPMGTDGFEFVEFAHPEPAKLAALLEQMGFVAVARHRSKDVTLYRQGDVNYVLNAEPDSFAADFARAHGPCACAMGFRVADARVAYERALALGASAAETKIGPMELKIPALVGVGGALIYLVDRYGERGSIFDVDFRWTGARDPHPEGVGLTVIDHLTHNVYRGHMDEWAGWYERFFAFRQIRYFDIEGKLTGLHSRAMTSPCGKIRIPINESVDDKSQIEEYLVAYRGEGIQHVACACDDIYRTVTALRARGLQFMPAPPDSYYARVEERLPGHGERLERLRELGILIDGEGRKLLLQIFSKTVIGPIFFEFIERKGDEGFGEGNFRALFQSIEDDQVKRGVLRGGG, from the coding sequence ATGTTGAAGGAGTGCGTCATTCGCAAGGAGGCCGCAATGTCGCCTTCGCCGGAAAATCCGATGGGGACGGATGGTTTCGAATTCGTCGAGTTCGCCCATCCCGAGCCGGCGAAGCTGGCGGCTCTGCTCGAGCAGATGGGCTTCGTCGCCGTCGCGCGTCATCGCTCCAAGGATGTGACGCTCTATCGCCAGGGCGACGTGAATTATGTGCTCAACGCCGAGCCAGACAGCTTCGCTGCGGATTTCGCCCGCGCGCACGGGCCTTGCGCCTGCGCCATGGGCTTTCGCGTGGCGGATGCGCGCGTCGCCTATGAGCGCGCGCTCGCCTTGGGCGCGAGCGCGGCGGAGACCAAGATCGGGCCGATGGAATTGAAGATTCCCGCGCTCGTCGGCGTCGGCGGCGCATTGATCTATCTCGTCGATCGCTATGGCGAGCGCGGCTCGATCTTCGACGTCGATTTTCGCTGGACCGGCGCGCGCGATCCGCATCCAGAAGGCGTCGGCCTCACCGTCATCGATCACCTCACCCATAATGTCTATCGCGGCCATATGGACGAATGGGCCGGGTGGTACGAGCGCTTCTTCGCCTTTCGGCAAATTCGCTATTTCGACATAGAGGGCAAGCTCACCGGCCTGCATTCGCGCGCCATGACCAGCCCCTGCGGGAAGATACGAATTCCGATCAACGAGAGCGTCGACGACAAGAGTCAGATCGAGGAATATCTCGTCGCTTATCGGGGAGAAGGCATTCAGCATGTCGCCTGCGCCTGCGACGACATTTATCGCACGGTGACGGCGCTGCGGGCGCGCGGGCTGCAATTCATGCCGGCGCCGCCGGATTCTTATTACGCGCGCGTCGAGGAGCGGCTTCCCGGCCATGGCGAGCGGCTGGAGCGATTGCGCGAGCTGGGCATTCTCATCGACGGCGAGGGGCGCAAGCTGCTGCTGCAGATTTTCTCGAAGACGGTGATCGGGCCGATCTTCTTCGAGTTCATCGAGCGCAAGGGCGACGAGGGATTCGGCGAGGGAAATTTCCGCGCTCTGTTCCAGTCGATCGAGGACGATCAGGTGAAGCGCGGCGTGCTGCGCGGGGGAGGGTGA
- a CDS encoding L,D-transpeptidase, translated as MSLRLRLVLGVAALLANAGSATAQYYFWPESTQNGAAADPDAETQPRRQRARANWPFDEERREAPRARGRENRERDNRDRDRLAALPPDADPNYSTPIDYDDDVDMRQTRRRFIGDPTAEEPGTLTIDTRARRLYLSLEDGKAVEYAIGVGRTGFAWKGEAKIGRKAFWPGWTPPPEMLERRPDLPEHMDGGLRNPLGARALYLFQGQKDTLFRIHGTNEPESIGRAVSSGCIRMLNADVIDLYKRVAKGARVVVR; from the coding sequence ATGTCGCTTCGTCTGCGTCTCGTCCTCGGCGTCGCCGCTCTGCTCGCCAATGCGGGCTCTGCGACGGCGCAATATTATTTCTGGCCGGAGTCGACCCAGAACGGCGCGGCGGCCGATCCCGACGCCGAGACGCAGCCGCGCCGCCAGCGCGCGCGCGCCAATTGGCCGTTCGACGAGGAGCGCCGCGAAGCTCCGCGAGCGCGCGGCAGGGAAAATCGCGAGCGTGACAATCGCGACCGGGACCGCCTCGCCGCCCTGCCGCCGGACGCCGATCCGAATTATTCGACGCCGATCGATTATGACGACGATGTCGACATGCGGCAGACGCGGCGCCGTTTCATCGGCGACCCCACCGCCGAGGAGCCCGGCACGCTGACGATCGACACGCGCGCGCGGCGTCTCTATCTCTCGCTCGAGGACGGCAAGGCGGTGGAATATGCGATCGGCGTCGGCCGCACGGGCTTCGCCTGGAAGGGCGAGGCGAAGATCGGCCGCAAAGCCTTCTGGCCGGGCTGGACGCCGCCGCCGGAAATGCTGGAGCGCCGCCCCGATCTGCCCGAGCATATGGACGGGGGCTTGAGAAATCCGCTCGGCGCGCGGGCGCTGTATCTGTTCCAGGGGCAGAAGGACACTTTGTTCCGCATTCACGGAACCAATGAGCCGGAAAGCATAGGACGCGCGGTCTCTTCCGGCTGCATCCGCATGCTCAATGCGGATGTGATCGATCTCTATAAGCGCGTCGCCAAAGGCGCCCGCGTCGTGGTGCGGTGA
- the hmgA gene encoding homogentisate 1,2-dioxygenase: MTLRYMSGFGNEFASEALPGALPVGQNSPQHCPYKLYAEQLSGSPFTAPRGANTRSWLYRIRPSVRHVGRFERLELPFWQSAPSREEHDLPLGRYRWGPPPMPDCALTFLAGVRMMTTAGDADAQSGMAAGLYFVTRSMIDDYFYDADGELLLLPQKGALRLVTEFGVMEIAPGEIGVLPRGVKFKAELVTGPARGYLCENYGAPFTLPNRGPIGANCLANARDFETPVAAFGDAERPCRLTVKWGGKFFICGLDHSPLDVVAWHGDYAPYKYDLRRFAPVGALLFDHPDPSIFCVLTAPSEREGTANIDFLIFPERWLVAEHTFRPPWFHMNVMSEFMGLIYGRYDAKAEGFAPGGVSLHNSMLPHGPDAQSFAQASAEALAPQKLEGTLAFMLETRLPQHLTRYAARLETYQNDYADCWAGLARRFDGTP; this comes from the coding sequence ATGACGCTCCGCTACATGTCCGGCTTCGGCAATGAATTCGCCAGCGAGGCGCTGCCGGGCGCTCTTCCCGTGGGGCAGAATTCGCCGCAGCATTGCCCGTATAAGCTCTATGCGGAGCAATTGTCGGGCTCGCCCTTCACCGCGCCGCGCGGCGCCAACACGCGCAGCTGGCTCTATCGCATTCGCCCTTCCGTGCGGCATGTCGGGCGCTTCGAGCGGCTCGAGCTTCCCTTCTGGCAAAGCGCGCCGTCGCGCGAGGAGCATGATCTGCCGCTCGGCCGCTATCGCTGGGGGCCGCCGCCCATGCCCGATTGCGCGCTCACTTTTCTCGCCGGCGTGCGCATGATGACGACGGCCGGCGACGCCGATGCGCAGAGCGGCATGGCGGCGGGGCTCTATTTCGTCACGCGTTCCATGATCGACGATTATTTCTACGACGCCGATGGCGAATTGCTGCTGCTGCCGCAGAAGGGCGCGCTGCGCCTCGTCACCGAGTTCGGCGTGATGGAAATCGCGCCCGGCGAGATCGGCGTCCTACCGCGCGGCGTGAAATTCAAGGCGGAGCTGGTCACAGGGCCGGCGCGCGGCTATCTGTGCGAAAATTACGGCGCGCCTTTCACTCTGCCGAATCGCGGGCCGATCGGCGCCAATTGCCTCGCCAACGCCCGCGATTTCGAGACGCCCGTCGCGGCTTTCGGGGACGCCGAGCGGCCGTGCCGGCTCACGGTGAAATGGGGCGGCAAATTCTTCATCTGCGGGCTCGATCATTCGCCGCTCGACGTCGTCGCCTGGCACGGCGATTACGCGCCCTACAAATATGATCTTCGGCGTTTCGCGCCGGTCGGCGCGCTGCTCTTCGACCATCCCGATCCATCGATCTTCTGCGTGCTGACGGCGCCCTCGGAGCGGGAGGGAACGGCCAATATCGATTTTCTGATTTTCCCCGAGCGTTGGCTGGTCGCCGAGCATACGTTTCGTCCGCCCTGGTTCCATATGAATGTTATGAGCGAATTCATGGGGCTGATCTACGGGCGCTATGACGCCAAGGCGGAGGGGTTCGCGCCCGGCGGCGTCTCGCTGCACAACAGCATGCTGCCGCATGGGCCGGATGCGCAGAGCTTCGCGCAGGCGAGCGCGGAGGCGCTGGCCCCGCAAAAGCTCGAGGGCACGCTCGCCTTCATGCTGGAGACGCGGCTGCCGCAACATTTGACGCGCTACGCCGCGCGGCTCGAGACATATCAGAATGACTATGCCGATTGCTGGGCGGGGCTCGCGCGCCGCTTCGACGGGACGCCGTGA
- the maiA gene encoding maleylacetoacetate isomerase, which yields MKLYDYFRSSAAYRVRIAIELKGLDVERIPVHLARGEQRRADYLAKNPQGLAPALELDNGTIITQSLAIIDYLDTLAPQPLLTPKDPLLAAKARGVALAIACDIHPLNNRRVLDYLRERLGQDDSGVDAWIHHWVLQGGLEAVERLVEPGPFCFGAQPTIADVCLVPQLFAARRFSTPLETLPKLLAVEAHCLAHPAFAAAEPSRQADAE from the coding sequence ATGAAGCTCTATGACTATTTCCGCTCCTCGGCCGCCTATCGCGTGCGCATCGCGATCGAGCTGAAAGGCTTGGATGTCGAGCGCATCCCCGTGCATCTGGCGCGCGGCGAGCAACGCCGAGCCGATTATCTCGCGAAGAATCCGCAAGGCCTCGCGCCGGCGCTCGAGCTCGACAACGGGACCATCATCACCCAATCATTGGCGATCATCGATTATCTCGACACGCTCGCGCCGCAACCGCTGCTGACGCCGAAAGATCCGCTGCTCGCGGCCAAGGCGCGCGGAGTCGCGCTCGCCATCGCCTGCGACATTCATCCGCTCAACAATCGCCGCGTGCTGGACTATTTGCGCGAACGGCTGGGGCAGGACGATTCCGGCGTCGACGCCTGGATCCATCATTGGGTTCTGCAGGGCGGGCTCGAGGCGGTGGAGCGGCTCGTCGAGCCCGGCCCCTTCTGCTTCGGCGCGCAGCCGACGATTGCCGATGTCTGCCTCGTGCCGCAGCTCTTCGCGGCGCGGCGCTTCTCGACGCCGCTCGAGACGCTGCCGAAGCTTCTCGCCGTGGAGGCGCATTGCCTCGCCCATCCGGCCTTCGCCGCGGCGGAGCCGTCGCGACAGGCGGACGCCGAATAA